In Setaria italica strain Yugu1 chromosome IX, Setaria_italica_v2.0, whole genome shotgun sequence, the genomic stretch CAGCACGGACGTATGCATACACTACTAGTAAAACGGCAACTGAATTGATGCTGACCTGATTCGTCAGCATCGTGTGCTGCATGTCTGCATCCATCGTCCTGCGCTATATTCCACCAAGGAAAAGCCTCTCTCGAACGTATAGCAGGGGAAAATCTACACACGTCCCGATCGATCCGTCTATATATACCACCACAAAATTTAACTTCCGATTTACCAGCAGATCATTATTCCACCACCTCTGCTCAAACACTAGCTGCCAGCAGCTAGCACACCGCTCGTCGATGGATCGGTCGGTCATGGACTACGGCAGCAACGCGAGCACGGgcacgacggccgcggcggcgcagcagcagcagcagtataATAACAGTTGCCGctccgcgtcgccgccgtcgcgggtgtcgtcgtgctcgccgccgccgccggccgcccaggTGGTGGGCAACGCGGCGCCGACGGTGGTGCTGAGCCCGTGCGCGGCGTGCAAGATCCTCCGGCGCCGCTGCGCCGACGGGTGCGTGCTGGCGCCCTACTTCCCGCCGGCGGAGCCGGCCAAGTTCACGACCGCGCATCGCGTGTTCGGCGCCAGCAACATCATCAAGCTCCTCCAGGACCTGCCGGAGTGCTCGCGCGCGGACGCGGTGAGCAGCATGGTGtacgaggcggaggcgcggctGCGGGACCCCGTGTACGGGTGCGCCGGGGCGGTGTGCCGCCTGCAGAGGCAGGCCAACGAGCTCAAGGTGCAGCTGGCGCGCGCGCAGGCCGACCTCCTCAACGCGCAGGCGCAGCACGCCAACCTGCTAGCACTCGTTTGCGTGGACATGGTGAACCGCCGGGACGGacaccaccagcaccagcagctgcagcagcagccatcGTCGCCGCTGAtggacggcggcagcggtggcggcagcaACTTCGGCGCGGCGTACCACCAGACGTTTTACGACTCGGACCTGGACTCAGCGACGTGGCCGGATCACGAGGCCCAGCTCTGGACCTGATCTGCACGATCAGTAGATGATCTTAGTAGCTCCAGTAATACACAAGTAGCTAAGACGAACGGTAACGTTTCTGGTTGCTTGCTGGCTAGCTGCTGCAAGACGCTGTAGCCGGCCGTAATTAATTAAGGCTGTATGACTATTACTCCGTCAATACGAATATTTACTCTTGAATCCATCTTGCTTGTAGTACGAAATGCATGAACAGGTTCATTGTAGTACCGGCCGATGATGTTGacgaacttttttttttgttgtgtaACGATCATACGAACAAGTACTACCGAAGTACTCCCATGAGGCGACAAACGAAGTTACGTGTCTATGAGCTGACTTTGCTAGGCGTGTGTATTAGTAGCAAGTCGCCGCTAACTTTGCGTTGTTGCTAGATGAACTGATTTTAGGCAGTTGCCGCCTCAATGGACCTCGAACGAACGTTGGTCGTGTGCGGATACGCTACCATGCAGTCATAATCGCACGTCTTGCAAATTGCAATCAAAAACAGAGTTGGCAATCTGAAGAAAAGAACAAGGTAAACACAGGACTGATGAATCCAAACAGAGAGCCTCATTTAGCATGCATGGGTATCACTACGAGCTGCTCTGTGATAGCTAGATTTTCGTGGACAATGCATGGATGTTGCTCTGAGTGGAACATGCATGCTGCGCGTGCATCGCCTCCACTCCAGACAGGTGTTCAGAACGCAGAGCACACGCGCAACAGCAGACCTGCGAATCAGCCACTCGCCATCACGGACGACACCAAAACCAGGCTGCCTAACTCTATCTCCAAAACGTACTTGGACTGGCAGtgtgcggccggccggccggccgtcttATTAACGGTTTCCACAATCAAGTCTCGCATCCCATGCCAACCGTGTGAGCTGGCTGGAAGAGACGTCGTCTGGTCTGACGCGCGGTCATCGTCGTCGGCGAAGTACCTGTTCCAGCAAATCACTGAACAACATTAGTCTGCGATTACCAGTGCTGTCATTCTAATCATCATGGCTTCCTAGAAACTACTGCTACTAAAACGTTAGGGTCCGCAACCTAGGAGGAGCTATAGGTTTTTCAGCGTGCTACCATCATGGAATCGCGCCGCATGGATCCAAGCAAGTCCTTTGGCTCTGCATGCATAATGTCCAAAGGGAGCCTAAAATGTCCAGACGAGCTGCTCCCGATCTGCTGGAAAGTTGGAGTCGTGATGGCATTCGAGGTGACGGAACAATATTGTATTTTTGTTGCAGTTCTCCTTCGGGAGGGAAGAAGTCAATGTGCGTATTCACAGTTTTCACACCTGGTGCACTGTCATTTTCTAATCTCTATAATTTGTCGAAACTGAGAAATTGACATATTTTCGTTTGAACAATGTGCCAAATTTGTAAATGCAGGTAAGCAGCGTCATCGTAGGATTTTGTTCATGGGCCCTCAGTGCCCAATAGTGTATAATGGCCCATGGGCCATAGATCTCTTTTTTACACCGTCATAAGTCAATACTCTTTAACATAACCCAACAAGCAAGCCCATAATCTCTTTCGTTGTTGGGAAGTACGGTTGTTGGGAGCCACATCAACTTGAATTTTGCTATTTTCATCTCAAAAGTCTTGAATTTCGCTATTTCTCATCTAATAGTAACAATAGAGAAGGGTCCCAGGTGTATATATTATATAAAATTTAAATAGAAGTTTAAACTGAAGTAAGAGTGCGtgatctaaaaaaaagaaaaaaaatgcagggCATCCAGAGTCCGAGGAAAACAAGAGGAGGAAAAGGGGAAACCTTACGATACATACAAGTATTAAAaaatgatactccctccatcccaaattataagtcgctttgacttttttggtacatccactttgctatgcatctagacatattgttatatctatatacatagcaaagtgaaAGTAtcaaaaagtcaaagcgacttataatttggaatagagggagtagtAGGAAGGAAGAAAGCCAGTAAGTTATCCCCAAGCCACGATTACGTGATGGAGGAAGAAGTACGTAAAATGGTACAAGGACCATCCACTGGTATATTATGGAATATCCACTAGAATCTTTTGTCCGTGGCACCTTTTACTAGGAACAAATGGTGTCCAGCAGCATCTTCTCTAAAACCGGATAGACACTATCCCCAATTGCATTTCAAAGCCTTTTAAACTTCATAATTTGGTTTGGTTGCACGTGCCTTTTTTTTAGAGAAGTAACACTGCAAGCTGTGTTATTGAGGCTTTGTTCTTACTAAACTAAAACTATTTTGGAATGCTAAACATCTGGGCGGCATTACCAGTTATGCAAGCTATTTTGTTTGTGCATATGCACCTAATACTGTAAATATTTAGTCTGTGCTTAGTGTCGGTGCTACCTGTTGCCGACCAACTCCGCCTATTCGAGCTTGCAAGTAATCAAAACAATTCTCCCATTATCTTGCTGCACAGTGATTGTTTGATCAGGAAGCTTTCGGCCATATAATACAGAACAATTTCGTTCAGTAAAACATCAGTTTTGGAGCTCATGCGATCAGATATACCTTGTTCCTAGCTTTAAATTTCAGGCAGGATTTACATAAGAAATTCTCCTTTGATAAATTCACGTTCGATACATTTCTAAGGAACATGTAATCTTTTTCTGTAGGCATTCCAAAATGAGAAATACTAGCGACTAACCGATACATGGCTTCAACAGGAGTATTTCAGAAGCCAACAGTTGAAGCCTGTTAGGTGATTTGACAGGCCTTGTTGTAAAACAACCTCGATCACTGGATCAGGCAATCAACCGCCACGATCCATCATAACGCGTGATAGAACGGTGCCTTTTCAAGGCATAAATTCTTCCTGGCCAAGTGTTTTCCCCTGGCGCAAGAACGGGGGGAAAGGGGTGGGCGCGATCGTGTGGGCGGCCGGGCGGATGCCGGCATCTTCCGTTTTCCATCAGCTGCAAGATACGTTACATAAAGATAAAGGCAAGCGGTGACGTTCGTGAACTGCCCACCTCACAGCTCGTTTTGATGTAGACCTGCCCGTTTCTAGGGTTATTTGCAAGTGTGTCCTCCTGGAACTTCAGTTTAGCACCTCAAGTCAAGGATATAAATACACAGATCCGTTTTGCCggttctgaagtctgaacttttGTGAGTAGCACTCTGACATGTTGCTCAACGCAGGGAGAATGGGATTTCACATTTATACGAGGGTATTTACATAAGAGGTTTATAAAGATTAAAAATTGCTCCTTTGTTATGTCCATGGCCTTCTTTAACCACCAAAGAACATATGAACGCGAAAAACAGGCAAaagctcttcctccctctccctctcaccAGAAGTTCAGGAAGCCATCAAACTTGGCATCTCGATACTACTTCTGCCATGGTTCAGATCAAGGAATTGTATCCTCCCTAAATTCTTATGTTCACAATGTTTTTTGCCTATGTTTGTGTTTTctgcatcttttttttaaagtgTTTTCTGTATGAATTTGATTATACCTTAACTTCAATCTTGTGCAAAGCCGGATCGTCATGCCTATGTCGATGGAAGAGGTATGTTTACCAAAAGGCAGAATATAACTTTTCAAATGAAGCTCTGGCATTCCTGCCGTTGAGTTGTGAACTGACCAAGCTCGATTCTTGTTTTACAGTATGAAATAGGCCTCAGCTACACCATCATGAAGATGGAGCAGCAAAACACAAACAGCAAGGAGGGTGTAGAGGTACTGCAGCAGGTCCCATTTGAGGATGAAAAGCTTGGCAAGGGCCAACTCACTTCAAAAGTTTATCATTTGCAGAGGTttgtatttattttaatttgacCATCTAGTTCTACTTAATATTCAAAGTATACTTTGTGACTTCCACAAATATGTCAGCGTTAGCACTGTAAAGTTCTTTAGAAGCATAATTTATGAATTACTTATTTTATGTACTGCACTAAGTTTGTATAAACAGTGCAAGAAAGCCTTCTTGGCAGGCATAACTGAATAGGCAGGTTTCTGAAAAAAGTAGGATCATAATATTGACATAGCTTTTTGTTCAACAATTACAACTACAATTATGTGCAGCAAAATTCCATCCTGGATGAAGGGCTTTGCACCTGCCAGTGCTCTCACGGTGTATGAGGACTCTTGGTGTGCATTTCCAAATAGCAGAACAGGTTAGCAATGGTCAGTTTAAAGCAGACTCTGCAATGTAATATTCAGTCGATGAGAATGTGCGCTTAACTGTTACACTGTGCTTTTCATATATGCCGTGAACTCCATCTACTCTGACACGCACTAGTGATCAAGGTATTCAGAAGTGCTTCTCAAAACTTGACACTTCGTTGATAGCTGAATAATTCAGAACTAACTTGGTTGTCTTCATCATTTGTCATCAGTGCCCACTTTTCAGCAAGTGCTCATTGACCATCGACACCGTAACTAAACCTGACAATGGTTGTTCTGAAAATGTTAGTTCGCTGTAATCATCATGCTTCAAAATCTCATTCTTTCAGATAAAGAAGAATATCAGTATACTAATAAGAACGTACTCAGGTGCATAATCTGACCAGTGAGCAATTAGCTGCAAGAGAAGTTGAGATAGTTGACATTGCCTCTATATCGCGAGATTACTGGAGCAAGGTGATCAGTGCTCCAAATGTCGACCTGACAACCTTCAAGTCGCAAAGAACAGAGCGAGGCCCTCTTCTGAAGGGATGGATGGTATGCAGTCAATCAGTCAtacagattttttttctcaactaGTATGTTCAGAAGCCTAGTACTGCCATCGTCAAGAGACAAATCAGAAATCACATTTCGCATGGTGTTCGCTGCAGGATTCATGTAGTCCAGTCATGACCACATACAAGCTGGTGATCATGGATGCCCCTATCTGGGGCTTGGGCGAACGGCTCGAAGACTGCATCATCGCGGTACGCTTCTATCACGACTTGCTGTTGGATTCTGAACATCATCAGTTCGTCAGTCAGCCTGTAACTGACACAGCGACAGAATGTTCAGAAGTCCGCAGCCTTTCGTTCTTATGGATTCAGAAATCCATAGCTAATGCAGCGTCTTTCGTCGCAGCCTTTCCTTCTTATGGATTCAGAAGTGCATAGCTAATGCAGCGTGCTTCGTCCATGCAGGGTGAGCGGGCGTTGTTCTTGGCGTGCCACCGGCTGTGCTTCGCGTGGATCGACGAGTGGTACGGCATGACCGTGGATCAGATCCGGGAGATGGAGCGGCAGACGGACATGCTGCTGAAGAAGGTCAGTGTCTCCTGGCCCTTTCTCCTCCGTTTGTCTCCGACAAATCTAATACTGTTCGGGCGGAGCTTCTTAACATTGCCGGATTCTGACCGAATAACTTGTGGTACGTGAATTTGCTGGTCTGTTGCTGCATTGCAGACGCTGAAAAAGCCTGGGAAGGCCGGGAGCAAGCACGAGGGCAAGAGGAAGACGCTCAAAGACGAGATCGCTGTGGTGGGGAGCTGCACGTAGTGCTAGATTGCTATAGTTTCAGGTGGCATGCCGTTTGATCCCGGTTCTGGTAGGGCTGATGGCATCGGCGCGGGTAGCAGAAATCTGACACGGGACGGAAAAGATCAGAGGCATGTGTAGAAATCTGGTGTACGCGTGTACATATGCATCCGCCGACGATGCTGTGTCTATACACACTCAGGCATTCATGGTCTTCCTTCGAACCTAACCCATCGATTGCTGAAATGATTCTTCAGATCCAAAATGCTCCTATAGTGGTTTAGTACATCAGTTAATTCACCAATCCTCGTTCATAATTCCAAGCGAATGGAATCAAATGCATTTGCCGATTTCTTTCCTTATTGGGTTTGTATGGGCTTCAAGGGCCACTCTTTAGGTGCGGCCCAGCTTCGAGTTGCGCAATGGGCGGGCTCTTTCGCTCATTAGATTGGGCCCAGCTAATTGAAGCCGCCGCATCAGACAACGCAACTTTGCAGACGCCGCCAGCCAGCGAGAGTGCCAGACGACGCTCGAATCACATTCTGAAGCTGCTGAACCGAGCACCCGTTTTATCCCGACACTAGAGAAATCCTGACACGGGTACGCTACCGTGGATTTGTTGGCTGCAACTGCGATGTAAGGAGTAAACAAGGCAGAGCAGAGAGCAGAACGCCAAGAACGGGAAGCTAAAATTCGTGCCTCATTACACGGGAATCACGAGCCACGGTCCCATGGCATGTGCAGCAATAAAGGCGGCGAACCGCCAGCTGTCGCGTCTGCAAAGGGCAGCACAAACCGAGAGCCTAACCAACTCCCGGTTAGGCCCCCTGTTACGATCCTGATCAGCGAGCCGCCAGCCAAGCAGACGCTGACACGAGGATCAGAGCGGATCGGGGAAGGCTCTGTCACGAAGAAGAGAACACACCAGAAGAAGGGCCACCGACAGCGTAGTTTACCCGCGCCCGGTTCGCGGACGGCAGCGCACGAGTCCCGCACGGAAGAACCGCCACCCGCCGACGTGGGGcgaggccgcgcccgccgcgtgCCTTCAACCGGGGACACGTACACCCCGGCTCTCGATGGAATCAGAGCGGTTGATACCTCGTTGCCAAATTAAAACCATCCTCTGAATACGCTTATATAATCGGGAGTGCGTGCCACCTCTGTACTAAGGCACTTGATCAGGCACGGTTCCAGGCGttttcagagagagagagagagagagagagagagagagagaggggagctGGGAAGCATCGGCAGTGAgccatggcgacggcgacgttcGTGGAAGtgctcctcgccatcttcctgCCGCCGGTCGGCGTCTTCCTGCGCTACGGCTGCGGCGTAAGTGAAGCTCTCACCCTGTGACAGGAAAGCATTCTCGTCTCCTGGAGAGAATTAGGCTCCTCCCCTGTGTTGtgcgcttttttttttttgacttggCATGATGGATGACGCAGATGGAGTTCTGGATCGACCTGTTGCTGACCATACTGGGGTACATACCGGGGATCATCTACGCGCTGTACGTGCTGGTGGCGTGAGGTGGTTGCAGAGGCAGTCTTGGGCGGGGGAGCATGTGTGCAATTCAAACAGCAGGCGGATGCATGCTGCCGAAGACTAGACCAAAAGTGTGTGGCTTGTACCTGTGTGCCTCAGTGATATGGATTAGTGTCTGATCCGGGGTTGTGTGGGTGGTGTTATCTACTGCAAGCAAGGTGGTGTAATTGGGGGTTATGGGGCGTGGTGTATATTCGAGCATTGTacgtttgtttctttctttgatcGTATAAGACAGAATTGCAATTGCTGGCATGTAATTGGTGTAGTATTGATTTGTGTCGCAATTGCTTATGGTTTGATGCCTCTGCTATCTCTTATCTGTGAGCGAgccttgtgacttgtgagcagGGAATTCTTTCTCCCCTTTCTTTTAGCGCTAGTTTGGATAGTAACGGGCTCGAAAAGCTGTTTGGGTTGGAGCCTGTCCAACAAGCCTCAGCGCGAAAGAAACGGCCTAAAAGCGCCGAGCCGTCCACGCGCGAGCACGAGGCCCAGGGTTATACAGAGTTTGTTGCAAGTTGACTGGAGGCCCTCCGTCCGTTCCCTCGGCCCGATTTTACTGGGCTGCTTCTTGGGCCTTCAAGCCCACGCGACTCACCAGCAGCTCGCCTTCCGCGGCTCGGATCCCGCCGCTCGTTTCCGATCTGGTGGCTCCTGCGACCCCAGGGGGTGGACTACCGTCCACCCCTGGTCGGGGAACGGAACACCGACCACCCGCTCGCAGTCGCCGCTGTTCGCCGGCGGGTGGAGCGCGCCGCGGGTCGGACGACTCGGGTTGCTCCGCCGCGCGGACTGCTCGTGCGGAAGACGCGCCTGGAACGGCTGCCTGCCGTGCTGGGCGCCCGCCATcgcacgggcacggcggcggcccgcgATCTACGCGCCGCGCGTCGGGCCTGCGCCACGGCGGCGAAGGGCAACGGCCACGCGCTCCTCGGACTCCGAAGCAAAAAGATCCTCTTTCCTCAGACGACTCTCCTGCTCCGGCAGCTCCAGTCGTGGCCGTTGGAGTCGAGGCGTGCACTGAGCCACTGTCCGAGAGCCTGAGTGAACAACAACGGCGTCGATGCCGTTCTCTGGGACCGTCGTCAACAACGAGCAAGCTCTGATGCCCACCGTCGTCACTCACCGAACACGTCGGGCGTCGATGCCGTTCTCTGGGACCTTGATCAAACTGCAGTCTTCTACAGAACGAGATTTGACCGAACCCCCGCGCTCTGGTCGCGCCGGggagacgtggtggagtagagCAGTGACTGTCGCACGGCTGAGGGCCTCCATGACGTTCCCCGGAGGAAAACATCCTTTACCTGTCCGCTTCCTCGGAAATGCTCCGGGTCTTTCCTGAAAAGCCAACGCGCACGACAGGTCTTTTGGGAAAGTCAGAATTCTCTGAATGAATCTCTGATGTGCCATTAGCGTCGTCGTCTTGCCGTCACGGTCCGCCCTAAACACGAAGGCCTCCCCCGTCAGCATCATCGGCAAGACCAACAGAGGGCCGATCAAAAATTTACTGAACCCTATTTTAAAAGGAAAGAAACCTTACTGAACAACCACCGAAGTTGCAATGGCTCATCATACTCAGGAGTCAGGAAGTCGCCAGTAAAATTACATGAGCACAAAGGGAGGCATCAATGCACGCTATTATTACATCTGAAGACGTAACAGATCACAGCTGAATGCAGATGCTCAGAATTCAGTAGGCAAAATTGGCAACCAGAACATTGACTCAGAACCTACATGACTACATCGCTACATGTTTCACCAAAGCCAGCGAGTGCATTTCCTGGTTATTCAGGGACATCACATTGCCAGACAGGCGAAACAACTAAAATATCGATTTTCTCAATATTTCCACACCAAGGAAAGCCTATGTACATATTGCACGGGCAAAACAACAATTCAGACTCCATGAGCCAAGATACAGTTCATAATTACACATGCTGCGAGCACAATTTATGTTACTAGACTACATGTACGCAATTCGGAGATTGGGTCTATTGTGTAAAACTACAACAGAACACACGAGGAGGACACTGCCGCGCTACCTATTGAGCTTCTCCACTAAGTATCATGATCTATATTCCTCTGGGTGCATTGTAGGAGGCACATCCCGCATCATACCTTGGTATGTGAAATTGAATCTAAAACTTATGAAGTTTGCTCCAACATGAAACCAGGGCCAGGTTGCAAAGATAAAAATTCACCTGCTTTCGTTATGTCACTATGCATTCCCTGGGGTCAGAGTTTTCCCCTTGGTCCCTTTCTGCATTGCCAAATCCAATGTAGAAAGCCTCGTCATCATCACTGGCGAAATCCCCAGCAGCAGGTTCATTCTCCCTATGCAGTTCAGACTGTCTCCTATGCAACCTCAGCACATGCATGATGACATCAGATGAAAGTGTCACCTCAGCTCGTGAAGCGTCAACCTCTCTCCCCCGTTCATTAGAGGCTATTATCTGTTGATATAAACACATTGTAAGAAGTAAATCTGGAGGAAATGTATCAAGTACAAGTCCTAATCACTTGTATTTATATAAGCAAAAACAACTTACTTCCTTTGCATTCTTAGGTAGTGACATCACTTTCTTTGCTGTGGGTGTCCAAAGCTTGACAGTTTTGTCAATCCCACTAGTAGCCATGAAAGGAAAATGCGGGTGGGGTTCAATGCAGTTAACTACACTTTTGTCACcattcatcatcctcatcaatTCACCTCCCTTCTTCCTCCATATGAATACATTCCCGCAATCTGATCCACTCACAACATATTCATCGTTTGGTCCGAAGAAACTGACTCCCTTAACAGTTCGGTAATTCCTGTGACCTGAGTATGCTTGTGGCTGATCAAGCTGGTCGAAAAACTCAGGCTGTGCTGTTACAGGATTTGGACCAAGACCCATATTGTTTTGGAACAAATAGACAACCTCATCATTGTAGGATACAAGTATCTCCCTTGCATACGAATATGCAATACCGGTGATGTGGACCTTCCCACCTTTAATAAGGTGCTTAGGGCAGAAGGTATCTACAGGCTGGTTTATGTTTCTTGAATCATCCAACTGGAATCTCCTCATGTCATACAACCGTACATACTCATCAGAACCACCAATTGAAAAATAGTAAGGGTTCTGCGGGTCAATGGCAATGCTATTCAGTCTTACACGACGTCTGTCATTCAAGAAAGAATAGCAGGTGAACAG encodes the following:
- the LOC101784050 gene encoding LOB domain-containing protein 1, with protein sequence MDRSVMDYGSNASTGTTAAAAQQQQQYNNSCRSASPPSRVSSCSPPPPAAQVVGNAAPTVVLSPCAACKILRRRCADGCVLAPYFPPAEPAKFTTAHRVFGASNIIKLLQDLPECSRADAVSSMVYEAEARLRDPVYGCAGAVCRLQRQANELKVQLARAQADLLNAQAQHANLLALVCVDMVNRRDGHHQHQQLQQQPSSPLMDGGSGGGSNFGAAYHQTFYDSDLDSATWPDHEAQLWT
- the LOC101764182 gene encoding phosphatidylinositol transfer protein 2 produces the protein MNAKNRQKLFLPLPLTRSSGSHQTWHLDTTSAMVQIKEFRIVMPMSMEEYEIGLSYTIMKMEQQNTNSKEGVEVLQQVPFEDEKLGKGQLTSKVYHLQSKIPSWMKGFAPASALTVYEDSWCAFPNSRTVIKCPLFSKCSLTIDTVTKPDNGCSENVHNLTSEQLAAREVEIVDIASISRDYWSKVISAPNVDLTTFKSQRTERGPLLKGWMDSCSPVMTTYKLVIMDAPIWGLGERLEDCIIAGERALFLACHRLCFAWIDEWYGMTVDQIREMERQTDMLLKKTLKKPGKAGSKHEGKRKTLKDEIAVVGSCT
- the LOC101763381 gene encoding DDB1- and CUL4-associated factor 8, producing the protein MAYLRIAELYFSKLAKLKWHISHAKSPFFRTRFSAFRIQPLTMAAAVEAAGGRKASCFFEVGRRDIGSSFPRASSRRISGSEYIVMRMTQYGKLRGHDGCVNTVSFNPAGDLLVSGSDDTNIILWDWFAKTKRLVYPSGHQENVFHARVMPFTDDSTIVTVAADGQVRVGRLKEGGEVTTKLVGEHDSRVHKVAIEPGSPYIFYSCGEDGLVQHFDLRSDSATKLFTCYSFLNDRRRVRLNSIAIDPQNPYYFSIGGSDEYVRLYDMRRFQLDDSRNINQPVDTFCPKHLIKGGKVHITGIAYSYAREILVSYNDEVVYLFQNNMGLGPNPVTAQPEFFDQLDQPQAYSGHRNYRTVKGVSFFGPNDEYVVSGSDCGNVFIWRKKGGELMRMMNGDKSVVNCIEPHPHFPFMATSGIDKTVKLWTPTAKKVMSLPKNAKEIIASNERGREVDASRAEVTLSSDVIMHVLRLHRRQSELHRENEPAAGDFASDDDEAFYIGFGNAERDQGENSDPRECIVT